In a genomic window of Lacrimispora sp. BS-2:
- a CDS encoding TIGR01212 family radical SAM protein (This family includes YhcC from E. coli K-12, an uncharacterized radical SAM protein.): protein MYWNEKPYHSLDYEMKKQYGQKIYKLALDGGMTCPNRDGTLGTGGCIFCSGGGSGEFAESLALHSSVTSQIESARKRIQGKLKPGEGRFIAYFQSYTNTYAPVPYLEELFTQAISHPDVAVLSIATRPDCLPPDVLELLKRLNRIKPVWVELGLQTIHESTADHIRRGYPLHTFFEAYQNLTETGLTVISHVILGLPGETRDMILETVNYLGHLGEHGTNGIKLQLLHVLKGTDLAAEYEKGLVPVYTLEEYVDLIIDCIAILPPEVVIHRISGDGPKKLLISPLWSGNKKLFLGTLAKRLKERGICQGDRYLV, encoded by the coding sequence ATGTACTGGAACGAAAAACCTTATCATTCCCTGGACTATGAAATGAAGAAACAATACGGACAAAAAATATATAAACTGGCTCTTGACGGCGGCATGACCTGCCCCAACCGGGATGGAACCCTGGGAACCGGGGGATGCATCTTCTGCAGCGGCGGAGGATCGGGAGAATTTGCCGAGTCCCTTGCCCTTCATTCCTCTGTCACCAGTCAGATCGAATCTGCCCGTAAAAGGATCCAGGGGAAACTAAAGCCGGGGGAAGGCCGTTTCATCGCCTATTTTCAGTCTTACACCAATACCTACGCTCCCGTACCCTATCTGGAAGAGCTGTTTACCCAGGCTATCTCCCATCCGGATGTGGCGGTCCTTTCCATTGCCACCCGTCCAGACTGCCTTCCACCTGATGTCCTGGAACTGTTAAAAAGATTAAACCGGATTAAGCCTGTCTGGGTAGAACTGGGGCTTCAGACCATTCATGAATCAACAGCAGACCATATCCGGAGAGGATATCCCCTTCATACTTTCTTTGAAGCTTACCAGAATTTAACGGAAACCGGGCTTACGGTCATTTCTCATGTCATTTTAGGGCTTCCAGGGGAAACCAGGGACATGATTCTGGAAACCGTAAACTATCTGGGCCATTTGGGAGAACATGGGACCAACGGAATCAAGCTTCAGCTCCTTCATGTATTAAAAGGAACTGACCTTGCCGCAGAATATGAAAAAGGCCTGGTTCCTGTCTACACCCTGGAAGAATACGTGGACCTGATCATAGACTGCATTGCCATCCTTCCTCCAGAGGTAGTCATACACCGGATCAGCGGAGATGGGCCAAAAAAGCTTCTTATTTCGCCTCTATGGAGCGGCAATAAAAAGCTGTTCCTCGGTACTCTGGCAAAACGGTTAAAAGAACGAGGCATCTGCCAGGGTGACAGATACCTCGTCTGA
- a CDS encoding galactokinase family protein codes for MKISDTIQLLESKKSEKLMAALYGEEAVRENIERYQSLVSDFQKKFPEDDVILFSSPGRTEISGNHTDHNHGKVLAGSINLDCVGVAAKNNSRKVNIISETYNQSFEIDLDDLAPSDKKAGTIDLVKGLLKGFLEAGYEIGGFDACVTSNVISAAGVSSSASFEMLLCSILNTFFNNSAMDTVAYAHIGKFSENVYWDKASGLLDQMACAAGGLITIDFKDPAAPVVEKIDFDFGSKNHSLIIVNTGKGHADLSADYSSVPAEMKKVAEFFGKEVCAEITEKEVIDNLQEVRDFAGDRSVLRALHFFEENKRVEAEVAALKENRFEDFLKNITESGNSSWKWLQNCFTNTSFQEQGITIALALTELFLAEKKKGACRIHGGGFAGVIMTMLPNELVDEYISYIEKAMGEGNAYRMSIRPYGAICFNEIINQ; via the coding sequence ATGAAAATAAGCGATACGATTCAGCTGCTGGAGTCTAAAAAGTCAGAAAAGCTTATGGCCGCTTTATACGGAGAAGAGGCGGTCAGGGAAAATATAGAACGGTATCAGAGCCTTGTGAGTGACTTCCAGAAGAAATTTCCAGAGGATGATGTGATTTTGTTTTCCTCACCCGGACGTACGGAGATCAGCGGAAACCATACCGATCATAACCACGGAAAAGTGCTTGCTGGAAGCATTAATCTGGACTGCGTGGGCGTAGCCGCAAAAAACAACAGCAGGAAAGTGAATATTATCAGTGAGACCTATAACCAGAGCTTTGAGATTGATTTAGACGACTTAGCTCCAAGCGATAAGAAGGCAGGGACCATTGATCTGGTAAAAGGGCTTTTAAAGGGCTTTTTAGAGGCCGGCTACGAGATCGGCGGCTTTGATGCCTGCGTAACCAGCAATGTTATCAGTGCGGCAGGTGTCAGCTCCTCCGCTTCGTTTGAGATGCTGCTTTGTTCTATTTTAAATACATTCTTTAACAATAGCGCCATGGATACCGTGGCTTATGCCCATATTGGCAAGTTTTCTGAAAACGTGTACTGGGACAAGGCTTCCGGCCTTTTAGACCAGATGGCATGTGCAGCAGGGGGACTTATTACCATTGATTTTAAGGACCCGGCAGCTCCGGTTGTAGAGAAAATTGACTTTGATTTTGGTTCTAAAAACCACAGCCTTATTATTGTCAATACAGGAAAGGGTCATGCGGACTTAAGCGCGGACTATTCCTCAGTTCCGGCAGAGATGAAAAAGGTCGCTGAATTCTTTGGAAAAGAGGTCTGCGCCGAAATCACAGAAAAAGAGGTCATTGACAATTTACAGGAGGTCAGGGACTTTGCCGGTGATCGTTCTGTCCTTCGTGCCCTCCATTTCTTTGAAGAAAATAAGCGGGTAGAGGCGGAAGTTGCAGCTTTAAAGGAAAACCGGTTTGAGGACTTTTTAAAGAATATCACCGAATCTGGAAATTCTTCATGGAAATGGCTTCAGAACTGCTTTACCAATACCAGTTTCCAGGAACAGGGGATCACCATTGCCCTGGCTCTTACGGAACTTTTCCTTGCAGAGAAGAAGAAAGGCGCATGCAGAATCCATGGAGGCGGATTTGCCGGTGTTATCATGACTATGCTGCCTAATGAACTGGTAGATGAATATATTTCCTACATTGAGAAAGCCATGGGAGAGGGCAATGCTTACCGGATGAGCATCAGGCCTTATGGAGCCATCTGTTTCAATGAGATAATCAATCAATAA
- a CDS encoding cytidylate kinase-like family protein — MKEKKNLVITIGRQYGSGGRIVGKALAEELGIHFYDEEILTITSEQSAVGEVFFRLADEKAGSNLLYKIVSGLKPQLGKPSTDADIVKPENLFRFQSKVIKELASEESCIIAGRCGDYILGREKEAFPGLVKIFVYADNETLIKRTMEVDNVDEKEAAKRVKKINRERKEYYRYYTGGNWEDWDNYDLIINTSCIDLEQTAKLIKDYIKLRGIEL; from the coding sequence ATGAAAGAAAAGAAAAATCTGGTTATCACCATAGGAAGGCAGTACGGCAGCGGCGGCCGAATTGTGGGAAAAGCCCTTGCAGAGGAACTGGGAATTCATTTTTATGATGAAGAGATTTTAACCATAACATCGGAGCAAAGTGCCGTTGGAGAGGTATTTTTCCGTCTGGCGGATGAAAAGGCAGGAAGCAACCTGCTTTATAAGATCGTAAGCGGCTTAAAGCCCCAGCTTGGGAAACCCTCTACGGATGCGGATATTGTGAAACCGGAGAATCTGTTCCGTTTCCAGTCCAAGGTCATTAAAGAACTGGCTTCGGAAGAGTCCTGCATTATTGCCGGACGGTGTGGGGATTACATCTTGGGCCGTGAAAAAGAAGCGTTCCCTGGTCTGGTAAAAATCTTTGTTTATGCAGACAACGAGACTCTCATCAAGCGTACCATGGAGGTCGATAATGTTGATGAGAAAGAAGCAGCAAAGCGTGTAAAAAAGATCAACCGGGAGCGGAAGGAGTATTACCGCTACTATACCGGTGGTAATTGGGAAGATTGGGACAATTATGACCTGATCATCAATACCAGTTGTATTGACTTGGAACAGACAGCGAAACTGATTAAGGATTATATTAAGCTTAGAGGAATTGAGTTATAA
- a CDS encoding DsrE/DsrF/DrsH-like family protein: MPITLKLLFSTNGKKIFGAQIVGRDGVDKRIDTLAVAIRLGAGIHDLKNLELAYAPPFSSAKDPVNMAGFVAENLLTGKVAFTSWDAVEQSPEAVILDVREDAELMAFSLPNATHIPLGQLRNRLKELDPSRKTIVFCAIGVRAYNAVRILMHNGFHNVKLYPGGARFYQSTHYGADALQPSEQILYADNGQMETKNIPTSAMRLDCSGMQCPGPIMKVFETMKEMPDGAVMEVSASDPGFTRDIGAWCRRTGNELMACELRGKDYVALVKKGSPASLEKKEASEGKTIIVFSGDLDKVLASFIIANGAAAMGRPVTMFFTFWGLTALRKAEKQPVPKSLVESMFGFMLPRGSKKLKLSKMNMGGMGTAMMKKIMNDKNVDSLETLIQKAMKSGVKIVACTMSMDVMGIHPEELIDGVELGGVGAYLGDAEESNVNLFI; this comes from the coding sequence GTGCCCATAACCTTAAAGCTTCTTTTCTCCACCAATGGAAAAAAGATCTTCGGAGCGCAGATCGTGGGCCGGGACGGTGTTGATAAACGGATCGACACCCTGGCGGTGGCAATCCGCCTTGGCGCAGGAATCCATGACTTAAAGAACCTGGAGCTGGCCTATGCCCCACCCTTCTCTTCCGCAAAAGACCCGGTCAACATGGCTGGCTTTGTGGCTGAAAACCTGCTTACGGGAAAAGTTGCATTTACCTCCTGGGATGCGGTAGAGCAAAGTCCGGAAGCAGTGATCCTTGATGTAAGAGAGGATGCGGAGCTGATGGCCTTTTCCCTCCCAAATGCAACCCACATTCCACTGGGGCAGCTAAGAAACCGTTTAAAGGAACTGGATCCTTCCAGGAAAACCATTGTCTTCTGCGCCATTGGGGTCCGGGCTTACAATGCCGTCCGCATCCTGATGCACAACGGATTTCATAATGTCAAGCTTTATCCCGGCGGCGCCAGGTTCTATCAGTCGACCCATTATGGGGCAGATGCTCTTCAGCCTTCCGAACAAATTCTTTATGCCGACAACGGCCAGATGGAGACCAAAAATATCCCCACCTCTGCCATGCGCTTAGATTGCAGCGGAATGCAGTGCCCCGGTCCCATTATGAAGGTATTTGAAACCATGAAGGAAATGCCCGATGGGGCAGTCATGGAGGTATCTGCCTCGGATCCAGGCTTTACCCGGGACATCGGCGCCTGGTGCAGGCGTACCGGAAATGAACTTATGGCCTGTGAACTCCGGGGAAAGGATTACGTTGCACTGGTTAAAAAAGGAAGTCCTGCTTCCCTTGAAAAAAAGGAAGCATCCGAAGGCAAGACTATCATCGTATTTTCCGGTGATCTTGACAAGGTTCTGGCAAGCTTTATCATAGCCAATGGCGCTGCAGCCATGGGCAGACCTGTTACCATGTTCTTTACCTTCTGGGGACTGACGGCATTAAGAAAAGCGGAAAAGCAGCCGGTCCCCAAATCACTGGTGGAATCCATGTTTGGATTCATGCTTCCCAGAGGCAGTAAAAAATTAAAACTTTCCAAAATGAATATGGGCGGCATGGGAACCGCCATGATGAAAAAAATCATGAATGATAAAAATGTGGATTCATTGGAAACCCTGATCCAAAAGGCCATGAAATCCGGAGTAAAGATTGTGGCCTGCACCATGAGCATGGATGTCATGGGAATCCATCCCGAAGAATTGATCGACGGGGTGGAGCTTGGGGGCGTAGGCGCTTATCTGGGGGATGCGGAAGAATCCAACGTGAATTTATTTATTTAG
- a CDS encoding FAD-dependent oxidoreductase: MKKIVIIGGVAGGASCAARLRRLDEEANIIMLERGEYISYANCGLPYHVGDVIKSRDALLLQTPEAMKKKYDIDVRVKNEVTSIDKENKKITVRRLDSGETYEETYDTLVISTGSSPVRPPIPGIGSSRIQTLWTVPDTDRIRALIKENKIKTAAVIGGGFIGLEMAENLRHAGLSVSLIEMLDQVMTPVDYEMAQLLHEHILQNGVDLHLGDGVAGFEDQDGSVAITLKSGKTLFAELVILSIGVRPNSELAKAAGIAVNERGGIVVDDYLRTSDPDIYAVGDVIQVNDLIFREPAMIPLAGPANKQGRIAANNIAGAQETYEKTQGTSVAKVFDLAVASTGANEKALIRRGLQKGTDYESIIITQNSMQAIIPVPCP, encoded by the coding sequence ATGAAAAAAATTGTAATTATCGGCGGAGTGGCCGGAGGAGCCAGCTGTGCAGCCAGGCTGCGCAGGCTTGACGAGGAGGCAAATATCATCATGCTGGAACGGGGGGAATACATTTCCTACGCTAACTGCGGCCTTCCTTACCATGTAGGTGATGTAATTAAATCCAGGGACGCATTGCTGCTGCAAACTCCGGAAGCCATGAAAAAGAAGTATGACATCGATGTCAGAGTAAAAAATGAAGTTACCTCCATTGACAAGGAGAATAAAAAAATCACAGTACGCAGACTGGATTCCGGGGAAACCTATGAGGAAACCTATGACACCTTAGTCATTTCCACCGGCTCCTCACCGGTCCGCCCGCCCATTCCCGGAATCGGATCTTCCCGAATCCAGACTCTCTGGACGGTTCCTGACACCGACCGCATCCGCGCTCTTATTAAGGAAAATAAAATCAAAACTGCCGCTGTCATCGGAGGGGGCTTTATTGGTCTTGAAATGGCTGAAAATCTCCGCCACGCAGGACTTTCTGTTTCACTCATTGAAATGCTGGACCAGGTTATGACGCCTGTAGACTACGAAATGGCCCAACTGCTCCACGAACACATCCTGCAAAACGGCGTAGACCTTCATCTTGGCGACGGTGTTGCCGGGTTTGAAGATCAGGATGGATCTGTAGCCATTACTCTAAAAAGCGGTAAAACTCTTTTTGCAGAGCTTGTCATCCTCTCCATCGGAGTCCGGCCCAACAGTGAACTGGCAAAAGCAGCCGGCATTGCCGTCAATGAACGGGGCGGCATTGTGGTCGATGATTATTTAAGAACCTCGGATCCTGATATCTATGCCGTAGGCGATGTGATTCAGGTCAACGACCTTATATTCCGGGAACCAGCAATGATCCCCCTTGCAGGACCTGCCAACAAACAGGGACGAATTGCAGCAAATAATATTGCAGGGGCGCAGGAAACCTATGAAAAGACTCAGGGAACGTCCGTTGCAAAGGTATTTGATTTAGCTGTGGCTTCTACCGGCGCAAATGAAAAGGCACTGATCAGGAGGGGCCTTCAAAAGGGAACGGACTATGAAAGCATCATCATTACCCAGAACTCCATGCAGGCTATTATCCCGGTGCCGTGCCCATAA
- a CDS encoding glutathione peroxidase, with translation MSVYDFTVKEMDGTEKPLSDYAGKVLLIANTATVCGFTPQYTDLQAMYDDYAGKGFEILDFPCNQFGNQAPGDNEEIHSFCTGRFGVTFPQFAKIDVNGENAIPLYRYLVNEKGFEGFDPGHELTSRLEQKFEEVNPNYKNEPDIKWNFTKFLVDREGNVVRRFEPTADMKYVKESVKSLL, from the coding sequence ATGTCTGTTTATGATTTTACAGTGAAAGAAATGGATGGCACAGAGAAACCCTTATCCGATTATGCAGGCAAGGTGCTGCTGATTGCCAATACGGCAACGGTCTGCGGGTTTACTCCCCAGTATACGGATCTTCAGGCCATGTATGACGATTACGCAGGCAAAGGGTTTGAGATCCTTGATTTTCCCTGCAACCAGTTTGGAAACCAGGCGCCAGGAGACAACGAAGAAATTCATTCCTTTTGTACCGGACGCTTTGGAGTTACCTTCCCTCAGTTTGCAAAGATTGATGTAAATGGGGAGAATGCCATTCCCCTGTACCGTTACCTGGTGAATGAAAAGGGCTTTGAAGGCTTTGACCCGGGACATGAGCTGACTTCCCGCCTGGAACAGAAGTTTGAAGAGGTTAATCCGAATTATAAAAATGAACCGGACATTAAATGGAATTTCACCAAATTCCTTGTGGATCGTGAAGGAAATGTGGTCAGGCGTTTTGAACCGACCGCGGATATGAAGTATGTAAAAGAAAGTGTAAAAAGCTTATTGTGA
- a CDS encoding MarR family transcriptional regulator, giving the protein MDYEKLKLENQLCFPLYACSREIIKRYKPFLDEIGLTYTQYIAMMVLWERKQVTIKKMGELLYLDSGTLTPLLKKMEAAGLLRRSRAREDERSVIVELTEKGEQLKDQAVTIPDRMSQCISVNKEESRDLYRLLYQILGQTDQRPEK; this is encoded by the coding sequence ATGGACTATGAGAAATTAAAATTGGAGAACCAGCTTTGCTTTCCGCTATATGCCTGTTCCCGCGAGATTATCAAACGGTATAAACCATTTCTTGATGAGATCGGGCTGACTTATACCCAGTATATTGCCATGATGGTATTATGGGAGAGAAAGCAGGTCACCATTAAGAAAATGGGCGAGCTTCTGTACCTGGACAGCGGCACCTTGACCCCTTTGTTGAAAAAGATGGAAGCCGCCGGCCTGCTTAGACGGAGCCGGGCCAGAGAGGATGAGAGAAGCGTGATCGTTGAACTGACGGAAAAGGGAGAACAGCTAAAGGATCAGGCTGTAACCATTCCTGACCGGATGTCCCAATGTATTTCCGTTAATAAAGAGGAATCCAGGGATTTGTACCGGCTTCTGTATCAGATTTTAGGCCAGACGGATCAAAGACCGGAAAAATAA
- a CDS encoding FAD-binding oxidoreductase → MNTCNFNGLTGRIVTPDDPYYHELRQVYNRAVQKFPLAIVYCRNHEDVSNAVLWSQKNHVCLRIRSGGHNYEGYSTGDHVLDIDLSEMNQLAIDEDAHLLHVQGGVTNKQLYEFVSSKGYPFPGGTCPSVGVGGYALGGGFGLSCRHFGLGCDNLLEIRMVDYEGRIVNANSQENADLFWACRGAGGGNFGVVVSMTFRLPQKVNKVTLIDIRYPHADQEKQSLFLLTWQDWLKDADQRVTLISRIYNDLFEGLGIIARGIFYGPPELALGIIAPLLELGGVKYSLKYVTFLEAVTIIGDFYPPFEKFKSASRFAVRDFSNCESLKIAGLIKERPQGSVYASISFYALGGKVAEVDVDETAFFYRNANFIVWLDTIFEDHRCKNAAWVTEKFNYLESVTNGSYVNFPYACLPCYLEQYYGTHVCRLKKVKEKYDPFNIFTFPQGIGEFYNMDFTAPRCCNLSW, encoded by the coding sequence ATGAACACCTGTAATTTTAACGGGCTCACCGGTCGTATTGTTACTCCAGACGACCCTTATTATCATGAATTAAGACAAGTATATAACAGGGCGGTCCAAAAATTCCCCCTGGCCATTGTTTATTGCCGGAATCATGAAGATGTCAGCAATGCGGTTTTGTGGTCCCAAAAGAACCACGTCTGTCTGCGGATCCGAAGCGGAGGCCATAACTATGAAGGCTACTCCACCGGCGATCATGTGCTTGACATTGATTTAAGTGAAATGAACCAGCTTGCCATAGATGAAGACGCCCATTTACTTCACGTTCAGGGAGGCGTAACAAACAAACAGTTATATGAATTCGTCTCATCAAAAGGTTACCCCTTCCCTGGCGGGACCTGCCCCTCGGTTGGGGTTGGCGGATATGCCTTAGGTGGAGGCTTCGGACTCTCCTGCCGCCACTTTGGCCTTGGCTGCGACAATCTTTTAGAAATCCGTATGGTCGATTACGAAGGCCGCATCGTAAATGCCAATTCTCAGGAAAACGCCGATTTATTTTGGGCATGCCGGGGAGCAGGGGGAGGAAACTTTGGCGTAGTCGTTTCCATGACCTTCCGCCTTCCCCAGAAGGTAAATAAAGTTACACTTATTGACATAAGATATCCCCATGCAGACCAGGAGAAGCAGTCTTTATTCCTGCTGACCTGGCAGGACTGGCTGAAAGATGCCGATCAGAGGGTAACCTTGATTTCAAGGATCTACAACGATCTTTTTGAAGGACTTGGGATTATCGCAAGAGGGATCTTTTACGGACCTCCTGAGTTAGCCCTGGGAATCATTGCTCCCCTCCTTGAGCTTGGAGGTGTTAAATACAGTTTAAAATACGTGACCTTCCTGGAAGCTGTTACAATTATCGGGGACTTTTATCCTCCCTTTGAAAAATTCAAATCAGCAAGCCGTTTTGCTGTGCGGGACTTTAGCAACTGTGAAAGCTTAAAAATTGCCGGTCTTATAAAAGAGCGGCCCCAAGGTTCTGTTTATGCCAGCATTTCCTTTTATGCCCTGGGAGGCAAGGTGGCAGAGGTGGATGTAGATGAAACTGCATTTTTCTACCGCAATGCCAACTTTATTGTCTGGCTTGATACCATATTTGAAGACCATAGATGTAAAAATGCCGCCTGGGTAACTGAAAAATTCAACTATTTAGAATCAGTTACCAACGGCTCCTATGTGAATTTCCCCTATGCATGCCTTCCCTGCTATCTTGAACAATATTATGGTACCCATGTTTGCAGATTAAAAAAGGTGAAGGAGAAATATGATCCGTTTAACATTTTTACCTTTCCCCAGGGGATCGGCGAATTTTATAACATGGATTTTACGGCTCCCAGATGCTGTAACCTCTCCTGGTAA
- a CDS encoding acetylglutamate kinase, which yields MVVESVAFDLPDVKFVTDRLLENPKDFEEVLITFYGEDKAAKFAELLTTHLTTANELVMAMKESNADAASDAEKRWYENADQIATFLANINPNWSADDWQDMLYNHLAMTKTEADDILTQNFEDGINIFSDIEIEALEMADVMTQGITQQFMQFFR from the coding sequence ATGGTTGTCGAGAGCGTGGCTTTTGACCTTCCGGATGTGAAATTTGTAACAGATCGTCTGCTGGAGAATCCTAAAGATTTCGAAGAAGTATTGATTACGTTTTATGGGGAGGATAAAGCCGCTAAATTTGCAGAGCTGCTGACAACCCACCTTACAACCGCCAATGAACTTGTTATGGCGATGAAGGAAAGCAACGCTGATGCTGCTTCTGATGCGGAAAAACGCTGGTACGAAAACGCAGATCAAATCGCAACATTCCTCGCCAATATCAATCCCAATTGGTCGGCCGATGACTGGCAGGATATGCTCTATAATCACTTGGCAATGACAAAGACAGAAGCGGATGATATCCTGACACAGAATTTTGAAGACGGCATCAATATATTTTCAGACATTGAGATAGAAGCCCTTGAAATGGCCGATGTCATGACACAGGGAATCACACAACAGTTCATGCAGTTTTTTAGGTAG